From Dethiobacter alkaliphilus AHT 1, a single genomic window includes:
- a CDS encoding zinc metallopeptidase, protein MYFMFLPIEALIPLIPALIFAMWAQGQVKSAYAKYSKVRSRSGITGAQAARRLLDSAGLQNIPVEQGQGHLTDHYDPKSGVIRLSPGVYQSSSLAALGIAAHETGHAMQHADGYVPLEFRNNIFPVANFGSRMALPLFFIGFIFSGGAQGGGLNWLMDVGILFFAFAFIFQLVTLPVEFNASSRAVELLEGGGFIGREEVGPTRKVLNAAALTYIAAAAVALAQLIRLLILRNSRD, encoded by the coding sequence ATGTATTTCATGTTTCTGCCAATTGAGGCGTTAATTCCCCTGATTCCGGCGCTGATTTTTGCCATGTGGGCCCAGGGACAGGTTAAGTCGGCATACGCCAAATATTCAAAGGTACGCTCCCGTTCCGGTATTACAGGAGCCCAGGCAGCCCGCCGTCTACTGGATTCCGCCGGACTGCAGAATATCCCGGTGGAACAGGGACAGGGCCACCTGACGGATCATTATGACCCTAAGTCCGGTGTGATACGGCTGTCTCCAGGTGTTTATCAAAGCTCCTCTTTGGCAGCTTTGGGCATTGCCGCCCATGAAACGGGCCATGCTATGCAGCACGCCGACGGATATGTGCCCCTTGAGTTTCGCAATAATATCTTCCCGGTAGCAAATTTCGGCTCACGGATGGCTCTGCCGTTATTTTTCATCGGTTTTATATTTTCAGGCGGCGCCCAGGGTGGTGGCCTCAACTGGTTAATGGACGTGGGGATTCTCTTTTTCGCCTTTGCTTTTATTTTTCAGTTGGTCACTTTACCGGTGGAATTTAACGCCTCCAGCCGGGCCGTGGAGCTGTTGGAAGGCGGCGGTTTTATTGGCCGCGAGGAAGTGGGACCCACCCGCAAAGTTTTAAACGCTGCGGCTCTTACCTATATTGCAGCAGCGGCGGTGGCACTTGCCCAGTTAATCCGTCTCCTGATTCTGCGCAACAGCAGAGATTAA
- a CDS encoding DUF116 domain-containing protein codes for MIKKRIYLGLLAATMLLFAGALGYIWLTFFQQDGGWLRYITIVAVVAVLACLIVIGLGFAGIVLSLVSEKNITFLNKPMNFTFSLLYPVVMWLGKVFKITQDKIQRSFVEVNNQLVKAKQGKLTPDRLLILLPHCLQERECPNRITTNTENCTRCGRCPVGDLLPLSERYGVHLRIATGGTLAREAVKKLRPRAIVAVACERDLTSGILDCIPLPVLGVTNDRPHGPCFNTYVDPDAVEKAILFFIQGGEGNVFHVSAN; via the coding sequence GTGATTAAAAAACGAATTTATCTGGGGCTTCTGGCGGCCACAATGCTTTTATTTGCCGGTGCCCTCGGTTATATCTGGCTTACATTTTTCCAACAGGACGGAGGCTGGCTGCGCTACATCACCATTGTGGCGGTGGTGGCGGTTTTGGCCTGTTTGATTGTAATCGGACTGGGCTTTGCCGGAATAGTACTGTCTCTGGTGTCGGAGAAGAACATTACTTTTTTAAACAAACCCATGAATTTTACCTTTTCCCTGCTTTATCCTGTGGTGATGTGGCTGGGTAAGGTGTTTAAAATAACCCAGGACAAAATTCAGCGCTCGTTTGTGGAGGTTAACAATCAGCTGGTTAAAGCAAAGCAGGGTAAGCTTACCCCGGACCGGCTGCTTATATTACTTCCCCACTGCCTGCAGGAGCGGGAATGCCCAAACCGGATTACCACCAACACCGAAAACTGTACCCGCTGCGGCCGCTGCCCGGTGGGGGATTTACTGCCGCTTAGCGAGCGTTACGGCGTGCACCTGCGCATTGCCACCGGCGGCACACTGGCCAGGGAAGCGGTAAAGAAGCTGCGCCCCCGCGCTATTGTGGCGGTGGCCTGTGAGCGTGATTTAACCAGCGGTATTCTGGACTGTATCCCGCTGCCGGTGCTGGGCGTAACCAACGATCGACCCCATGGACCGTGCTTTAACACTTATGTGGACCCGGATGCGGTGGAAAAAGCTATTTTATTTTTTATTCAAGGAGGAGAAGGCAATGTATTTCATGTTTCTGCCAATTGA
- the rsmB gene encoding 16S rRNA (cytosine(967)-C(5))-methyltransferase RsmB has translation MTRKRKIDAREASLLALQRVEADDAYVNLALDEVLSSHSLDPRDKRLAAEITYGVITYKLTLDWLIEKVSGRPIKKLDKPIHQILRIGFYQLFYLDRVPPAAAVHATVELVKKGKKRGLAPFVNGVMRGALRKKDHLPWPDKKKDSANYLSVRYSHPLWLVRRWLNRYGPEEAEKLVAANNQAAPLSIRVNTLRTDRDTLLSELTAAGVEAVPSTVVPEGALLTRSGRLTELAPYREGRFQVQGESAMLTSRVLDPQAGDAVLDGCSAPGGKTTHLAQLMNNSGDILALDIHPHRLELVKANCRRMGVDIVRTQCLDAREIAKENPDSFDCILLDVPCSGFGVIRRKPDLKWRRSEDDIRKLAHVQCDMLKAAAAVLKPGGTLVYSTCTNEPEETDEVVEELLKNQDDMVPDDLRPYLPQDWQQDAGKTGIHLLPHIHGVDGFFISRLKKI, from the coding sequence ATGACCAGAAAACGTAAAATTGACGCCAGGGAAGCCAGTTTGCTGGCGCTGCAGCGGGTGGAGGCAGATGATGCTTACGTTAATCTGGCGCTGGACGAGGTATTATCAAGTCATTCTTTGGATCCCCGTGATAAGCGGCTGGCCGCAGAAATCACCTATGGCGTCATCACCTATAAACTGACGCTGGACTGGTTAATTGAAAAGGTAAGCGGACGCCCTATAAAGAAGCTGGATAAACCGATTCACCAGATTCTGCGAATTGGTTTTTATCAATTGTTCTATCTGGACCGGGTTCCCCCTGCCGCGGCGGTTCATGCCACGGTGGAGTTGGTGAAAAAAGGGAAGAAACGGGGCCTGGCTCCTTTTGTTAACGGTGTGATGCGCGGTGCCCTGCGCAAAAAAGACCATCTGCCCTGGCCCGACAAAAAGAAGGACAGTGCCAATTATCTGTCGGTGAGATATTCTCATCCCCTGTGGTTGGTGCGTCGCTGGCTTAACCGTTATGGCCCCGAAGAGGCAGAAAAGCTGGTGGCGGCCAATAACCAGGCGGCACCGCTTAGCATTCGTGTTAACACGTTGCGGACCGACCGGGATACCTTACTAAGTGAATTAACTGCGGCCGGCGTTGAAGCTGTGCCCAGTACTGTTGTGCCCGAAGGTGCACTGTTAACCCGCAGCGGACGGCTCACCGAACTGGCCCCGTACAGAGAAGGCCGTTTTCAGGTCCAGGGAGAGAGCGCCATGCTCACCTCCCGAGTTCTGGATCCTCAGGCAGGGGATGCGGTTCTTGACGGTTGCAGTGCCCCGGGCGGCAAGACCACCCATCTTGCCCAATTGATGAACAACAGTGGTGATATTCTGGCTCTGGATATCCATCCCCACCGGCTGGAGCTGGTTAAGGCCAACTGCCGGCGAATGGGCGTGGATATTGTGCGCACCCAGTGCCTTGATGCGCGGGAAATTGCCAAAGAAAATCCGGATAGCTTTGATTGCATCCTGCTGGATGTTCCCTGTTCCGGCTTCGGTGTCATCCGGCGCAAACCGGACTTAAAATGGCGCCGCAGCGAAGATGATATCCGTAAGTTGGCCCATGTGCAGTGCGATATGCTAAAAGCTGCTGCTGCCGTTCTTAAACCGGGAGGGACCCTGGTCTACAGCACCTGCACCAACGAACCGGAAGAAACCGATGAAGTGGTGGAAGAACTGTTGAAGAATCAGGATGATATGGTGCCCGATGACCTGCGGCCGTACCTGCCACAAGACTGGCAGCAGGATGCAGGAAAAACCGGAATCCATTTGCTGCCCCATATCCATGGGGTGGACGGTTTTTTTATCAGCAGGCTTAAAAAAATATAA
- the def gene encoding peptide deformylase: protein MAIRIIRTTGDPVLREKAKEVPEITPQVKKLLEDMVETMYDAEGIGLAAPQVGISKRIIVIDVQDETGVLKLINPEIISGEGKETSVEGCLSFPGVAGEVERDESVTVRAQDPDGNTVEICASGLLARAFQHEIDHLDGILFVDKVTRLLEQKE from the coding sequence ATGGCAATCAGAATCATTAGAACAACGGGAGATCCGGTTTTACGGGAGAAGGCTAAAGAAGTGCCTGAGATTACACCTCAGGTAAAAAAGCTTTTGGAGGACATGGTGGAAACCATGTATGATGCAGAAGGCATCGGCCTGGCGGCACCGCAGGTGGGAATCAGCAAGCGTATAATTGTAATTGATGTGCAGGATGAAACCGGGGTTTTAAAACTTATTAACCCGGAGATTATCAGCGGGGAAGGCAAAGAAACGTCGGTGGAAGGATGCCTTAGTTTTCCCGGCGTGGCCGGGGAAGTGGAAAGGGATGAGTCGGTGACCGTCAGGGCACAGGATCCCGACGGCAATACGGTGGAGATATGTGCCTCCGGCTTGTTGGCCCGGGCATTTCAGCACGAAATTGATCACCTGGACGGCATACTGTTTGTGGACAAAGTCACCCGATTGCTTGAACAGAAGGAATAG
- the fmt gene encoding methionyl-tRNA formyltransferase has product MKNKKIIFLGTPDFAVATLRKLHDAFTVVAVVTQPDRPSGRGKKMMAPPVKQVAQELGLPVEQPQKIKNEQFLQWLKSLEPDFLVTAAYGRILPGTVLAVPKIAALNVHASLLPRWRGAAPIHRAVLAGDEKSGITIMHMDEGMDTGDMILQQAVPISNELTTGELHDQLAAVGGDLIVEAIEKILQGDAPRVSQDQSKATAAPPLTREEEQIDWCRDTKEVHNRVRGMNPWPGTYTFIDGQRLKIWSGKPAGGKGKRCGEVLRADGEGILVATKDGAYLITRLQPPGKKPMTAGDFLRGNELAVGTLLGK; this is encoded by the coding sequence ATGAAGAATAAGAAAATTATTTTTCTGGGCACACCGGATTTTGCCGTGGCCACGCTGCGTAAGCTTCATGACGCCTTTACCGTGGTGGCGGTGGTAACCCAGCCGGACCGGCCTTCCGGTCGGGGCAAAAAGATGATGGCACCACCTGTAAAACAAGTGGCTCAGGAATTGGGCCTGCCGGTGGAGCAGCCGCAAAAAATTAAAAATGAGCAGTTTCTGCAGTGGTTGAAAAGCCTGGAGCCGGATTTTCTGGTGACCGCAGCGTACGGGCGTATTCTGCCGGGAACCGTCCTTGCGGTACCTAAAATTGCTGCACTTAATGTCCATGCGTCGCTATTGCCCCGCTGGCGCGGAGCGGCGCCCATTCACCGGGCAGTTCTGGCCGGAGATGAAAAAAGCGGTATAACCATTATGCATATGGATGAGGGCATGGATACCGGCGATATGATTCTGCAGCAGGCTGTCCCCATTTCCAATGAACTTACCACAGGAGAGCTCCATGATCAGCTGGCCGCTGTGGGTGGTGACCTGATTGTGGAGGCCATTGAAAAAATCCTGCAGGGCGATGCTCCCCGGGTGTCCCAGGACCAGAGCAAAGCCACGGCGGCTCCTCCCCTTACCCGGGAGGAGGAGCAAATTGACTGGTGCCGGGACACAAAAGAAGTGCATAACCGGGTCCGGGGTATGAATCCCTGGCCGGGGACGTACACTTTTATAGACGGGCAGCGCCTGAAAATCTGGTCCGGCAAACCTGCCGGGGGCAAAGGTAAGCGCTGCGGAGAAGTATTGCGGGCTGATGGTGAAGGTATTTTGGTGGCCACAAAAGACGGTGCATATCTGATTACCAGGCTGCAGCCGCCGGGAAAAAAGCCCATGACAGCCGGTGATTTTTTACGCGGCAATGAGCTGGCAGTGGGAACATTGCTTGGAAAATAA